The following are encoded in a window of Desulfopila inferna genomic DNA:
- a CDS encoding DUF3604 domain-containing protein, translating to MVRVLRDVDGANLDRVQIVKGWLDSKGEPQEQIYDIACSDDRTINEKNRCEGLVGDTVNIENATYTNSIGDALMMTYWKDPDFDPEQRAFYYMRVLEIPTPRWTTYDAAFYGVDLPEGVPPTHQERAYTSPIWYTP from the coding sequence ATGGTCCGCGTGCTGCGCGATGTTGACGGCGCCAACCTGGACCGCGTCCAGATCGTCAAGGGCTGGCTGGACAGCAAGGGCGAACCTCAGGAGCAGATCTACGATATCGCCTGTTCGGATGACCGTACCATCAATGAGAAGAATCGCTGCGAAGGGCTCGTCGGCGATACGGTGAACATAGAAAACGCCACCTACACCAACAGTATCGGTGATGCCCTGATGATGACCTACTGGAAGGACCCGGACTTCGACCCGGAGCAGCGGGCCTTCTATTACATGCGTGTGCTGGAGATCCCTACGCCGCGCTGGACCACCTATGATGCCGCGTTCTATGGCGTCGATCTGCCCGAGGGCGTGCCGCCGACTCACCAGGAACGCGCCTACACCTCGCCGATCTGGTATACGCCGTAA
- a CDS encoding lipid-binding SYLF domain-containing protein, which translates to MLGTTSSFAAEEVKDYSKTIEVFKSSPVVQRFFDSSYGYAVFPTIGKAGFVIGGSYGKGQVYKGDEVTGKSTVVEGSIGLQMGGKAFSEIIFFEDQRAYDEFTAGNFEFGATAQAIVITAGAEAKAGTAGASAGATAGPKTGVQADVDYHKGMATFVHGLGGLMYEFSVSGQKFTYTPL; encoded by the coding sequence ATGTTAGGAACAACGAGCTCATTCGCTGCCGAAGAAGTGAAGGACTACTCAAAAACTATTGAAGTATTTAAAAGTTCGCCCGTGGTGCAGAGGTTTTTTGATTCATCCTATGGCTATGCTGTTTTTCCGACAATTGGTAAGGCCGGCTTTGTGATCGGAGGATCCTATGGCAAGGGACAGGTCTACAAAGGTGATGAGGTAACAGGAAAATCGACGGTAGTTGAAGGATCGATAGGGCTGCAAATGGGCGGCAAAGCGTTCAGTGAAATCATTTTCTTCGAGGACCAGCGTGCCTACGATGAGTTCACCGCCGGCAATTTCGAATTCGGTGCCACGGCGCAAGCCATCGTCATAACAGCAGGGGCTGAAGCGAAGGCAGGTACTGCGGGAGCCAGTGCAGGGGCAACCGCCGGCCCGAAGACAGGAGTCCAGGCAGATGTCGATTATCACAAGGGCATGGCCACCTTCGTTCATGGACTGGGTGGACTCATGTACGAGTTTTCCGTCAGCGGCCAAAAATTCACGTATACACCCTTATAG
- a CDS encoding response regulator: MSILTAVVVQDEYPVAERLIDICEDYGIIVLGSALRAEKGLDVIRSTQPDMVLIGYQFQGMMDGVDVAKLIHEEAPDTRVVFVTKFTDPETFERIRKEDHPYRIVTRPFTKKDIEEALK, translated from the coding sequence ATGAGTATCTTGACAGCAGTAGTCGTCCAAGATGAATATCCCGTTGCTGAGCGTTTGATTGATATTTGTGAGGATTATGGAATAATTGTGCTCGGTAGCGCGTTAAGGGCAGAAAAGGGCCTGGATGTTATCAGGAGCACTCAACCTGATATGGTACTTATAGGTTATCAATTTCAAGGCATGATGGATGGGGTTGATGTAGCCAAGCTAATTCATGAAGAAGCACCCGATACTCGAGTAGTGTTTGTGACTAAATTCACTGATCCGGAAACGTTTGAACGAATTAGAAAAGAGGATCATCCTTATAGAATAGTGACAAGACCCTTCACCAAAAAGGATATTGAAGAGGCATTGAAGTAA